Proteins found in one Halobaculum sp. MBLA0147 genomic segment:
- a CDS encoding asparagine synthase-related protein → MIDKADLSVSYEGERRQNSTVDGEYAVVGTPYHATEEQLIDRYRDSREDFLASERTQSCGNYLLIDASGDRVTVVTSTAYSGGHLVDCGEELHITDTLSEAVSKVPPAELSVDLNRYRSYVARHLEERPPLSTVFEQVSRIPPGVVVTGNGHGWEMQTYISGEGSPESFEEAKGMLLDALADREVILCLSGGADSTALGCFLNESEISFRAVTFDFGPGYDPAPVAGRRMAEQLGFDHDVVDSPRPLDEGSAERIEELMSQDIVPPYSPTYYVSESYADEEEVFIYGQNADNLSMLKMRNQRTYQSLSEQSVSQMFGSLARFGVNLPFTRNYTENELFRRLYLLLAPRLYRLGRRVRGDDFPEKKYNPRNYHYSEKYSTDPDEAGIFTGLLTSGRPNYVGSELRFNSDVVSEATITELDSSFDIDFIREEIERFLRIDAGTNTYETIRRLMYIMNGQNTLAHLSKFPASTGSPVEAPFSWGPSVSYFLSNENRMDRARHPKKEIYDETRSALNQPYHESIGSLPDRSWSESKRSTLLKRNERLVDPSRSVLLNELGVDSRSIEKLYREVFEAADSPVFTSYPDVYMPIRVLNIELVLSRAYLDI, encoded by the coding sequence ATGATAGACAAAGCCGACCTAAGTGTCTCGTACGAAGGCGAGCGACGACAGAACAGCACGGTCGACGGCGAGTACGCTGTCGTCGGGACACCGTATCACGCGACCGAAGAGCAGCTGATCGACCGGTACCGCGACTCTCGAGAGGACTTTCTGGCCTCAGAGCGGACCCAGTCGTGTGGGAACTACCTCCTGATCGATGCGTCCGGTGACCGAGTCACGGTGGTCACGTCGACGGCATATTCGGGTGGGCACTTAGTTGACTGCGGTGAGGAACTACACATCACCGACACGCTGTCGGAGGCAGTATCGAAGGTTCCCCCGGCGGAACTGTCGGTCGACCTGAACCGATACCGGTCGTACGTCGCCAGACATCTGGAGGAACGACCGCCACTGTCGACCGTCTTCGAGCAAGTGAGCCGGATTCCGCCCGGCGTCGTGGTGACGGGGAATGGGCACGGGTGGGAGATGCAGACGTACATCTCCGGTGAGGGGTCCCCCGAGAGCTTCGAGGAGGCGAAGGGGATGCTCCTCGACGCGCTCGCAGACCGTGAGGTGATACTGTGTCTCTCGGGCGGTGCCGACAGTACGGCGTTAGGATGCTTCCTGAACGAATCGGAGATCTCGTTCAGAGCGGTGACGTTCGACTTCGGCCCCGGATACGACCCTGCGCCCGTGGCCGGTCGGAGGATGGCCGAGCAGCTGGGGTTCGATCACGATGTCGTGGACTCTCCGAGGCCGCTGGACGAGGGATCAGCCGAGCGGATAGAGGAATTGATGTCACAGGACATCGTCCCGCCGTACTCCCCGACGTACTACGTCTCGGAGTCGTACGCGGACGAGGAGGAGGTGTTCATCTACGGTCAGAACGCCGACAACCTGTCGATGTTGAAGATGCGGAATCAGAGGACCTATCAGAGTCTCTCGGAGCAGTCGGTGAGCCAGATGTTCGGCTCTCTCGCGCGTTTCGGGGTGAACCTCCCGTTCACCCGCAACTACACCGAGAACGAGTTGTTCCGTCGGTTGTACCTGCTTCTCGCCCCGCGGCTGTACCGACTCGGCCGGAGAGTACGCGGAGACGACTTCCCAGAAAAAAAGTACAACCCGCGGAACTACCACTACAGTGAGAAGTACAGCACCGACCCGGACGAGGCTGGAATCTTCACTGGACTACTGACGTCCGGGCGGCCGAACTACGTCGGCTCGGAGCTGCGGTTCAACTCAGACGTAGTGTCCGAGGCGACGATCACGGAACTTGACTCGTCGTTCGATATCGATTTCATACGGGAAGAAATCGAACGGTTCCTCCGGATTGATGCGGGGACAAACACGTACGAGACGATTAGGAGACTGATGTATATCATGAATGGGCAAAACACGTTGGCCCACCTGTCGAAGTTCCCGGCGTCTACGGGTAGTCCTGTCGAGGCACCGTTCTCTTGGGGGCCGTCCGTGTCCTACTTCCTGTCCAACGAGAACAGGATGGACAGAGCGAGACACCCGAAGAAGGAAATATACGACGAGACTCGGTCCGCACTCAATCAACCGTACCACGAGTCTATCGGATCTCTTCCGGACAGGTCGTGGTCGGAGTCGAAGCGGTCGACACTTCTGAAGCGCAACGAACGACTGGTTGACCCGTCGAGGTCGGTCCTGCTCAACGAACTCGGAGTCGACAGCCGGTCGATTGAGAAGTTGTACCGGGAGGTGTTCGAGGCTGCCGACTCGCCGGTCTTCACGTCCTATCCAGACGTGTATATGCCGATCCGAGTGCTCAATATCGAGCTCGTTCTGTCACGTGCGTACCTGGATATCTGA